The genome window CGCTCTGCCGAAGAGTGGCTGATATCGCGTTCATGCCAAAGCGGAATATTTTCCATTGCCGTGAAAGCATAACCTTTCACAAGACGCGCAAGGCCCGTGATGTTTTCAGCACTGATTGGATTTTTTTTATGCGGCATCGCTGAAGAGCCTTTTTGCCCTTTGCTGAAGCCCTCAGTGACTTCTGAAACTTCGCTGCGCTGAAGATGTCTGAGTTCAATCGCCAGACGCTCAAGACCCGACATCATCATCGCAAGACCCATGATCATCTCGGCATGACGGTCGCGCGGAATGACTTGGGTCGCAATGGTCTCCGGTTGCAAATGAAGTTTTTTTGCAACCTTCGTTTCAACGTCAACACCCATACTCGAGTAAGTACCTACAGCACCGCTCAGTTTACAGATCATCATCTGATCAAGAGCGCGATGAACGCGTTCTTGATGGCGTTTAAACTCAGCAAGAAAGCCCATCATTTTAAAACCGAAGGTCGTTGGCTCAGCAAACATTCCGTGCGTGCGGCCCGCACACAAAGTATCCTCGTGCTTTTTAGCAATCGAAGTGAGGGCTTTTTCCAAAGCGGTCATTGATTTTTTAAGAACTTCGCCCGCCTCGCGGACTTGAAGACTGAAAGCGGTATCAAGAACGTCTGAACTTGTCAGACCAAAGTGAATATATTTTCCATGAGGTCCCACGTTTTCAGCGACACTTGAAACAAACGCAATCACATCATGCTTCGTTTGCTTTTCAATTTCAGAAATGCGCTTTACACTAAAGCGACCTTTCTCGGCGATGGCCTTAGCCGCCGCACGCGGGATGATCCCCATCTGGGCCTGAACTTGCGCAAGAGCAATCTCAACTTCCAGCATTTTTCCGAAGCGATGGTCCAAATCCCAGATATTCCCCATTTCAGGACGTGTGTAGCGCTCAATCACGGCGTTCTTTTTCCTTCCTCTGTTGCAATAGCTTCCACCACTTCATTAGTGAATCACGAATCAAAGTTTGATTTTCAAATTGATCATCCCAGGAGAAGTTTTTCCAGATCTCAGCCCCGTCCAAGAAGACGTTATTAAAACTCATTTTACGGCGACGGGCCTCAAGCCCTTCGGCATAAACTGGGAATGACGACGGACCAATTTGTGAGTACGTATAATAAAATTCCTGCGGATAGGACTGAATCTCCGGAAGAGACAACGGCAAACGCTCGCGCAAAATATCCATCAGTTTTTCACCGCGAATACGAAGATATTCTTTATTAAAGCGCTGAACATTCGGAATGCGAATCCACATGTCGAACTGATCTTCGATCGCTGTTCTCTGGACAACGAGCAGGTTTTGATGAGTCCAGGGACTCGTGATTTGATCTATAAGCAAGACATGAATTGGAAGCGCATCACGCTCGGGACACGCCGACATCTTCATGCGATAGCGAACCCAGCACCACTCAGGCTCGAGCGCTCCTTCAGGAAATAAGCGTTTTGCAATCTTTGGCGCGACGAAATAACTTTCTTCACTACTCAACATCCAAACGACCTGCTCAACATGCATCAAGCCCGACCGCTGTTCGCCGTGGATTTCAACTCCAGAAATAGCTTTCTTCGTTTTGAAAGACAAATCCAAGATCTCTGTCTGCTGATGAACTTCGACGTTTTTCTGTTTCAGCCAGTCGATGGATTTCTGCTGCCCTGCACGGGTTGCTTTACGAACTGAAAATGAGTTCATAAGTTTCAGCGCTTTACCGGTAAGACTTGCGCGCGCACTGGGCACATAAGTGGTAGAACCCCACTGATGCGCCAGATGCATGATCCAAGATTGAGTGAAATTTTCTGAAGCCCATTTCTGAATACCGGCCAAATTTTTATAACCGAGTTTACCACTCATAAGCGAGTCGCAAACTTCTTTGTTTTGATTGTTTTTATCTAGACGGTATTGAGTGAGAGAACTTTTAAGCTCGAGTGGCCCATCGTTTAGCCACAGAGTAAAACCTTGGTCGACCGACTCAAAGGGATCCTCTGAAAAAACCCGTTCCCCTTGAGTGTCAGTCATATTGTCAGGACTAAAAAATCCAAAGGGACCCTCGACATCTTCAGGAGGCCAAACGCCAAGTTTCGACGTGACATCAATCAACACCACGGGAATGTTCTCGCGCTGAAGTTCTGCGGCCAACCAATAACCCCGGCCGTATGCTGAAACAATCAAAACAGATGTGTTTAGGTCCATGAATTCATTAGAAAATCCCTCATGTGCAAAGTCAAAGATTCTGTAACATTTCCTCCGAGCGCAAAGCGATTTTTAACTTGGGCGCAAAACCCCGACAAATGAGTAATTTTGCGGCATTTTCAGAGATTGCAATTGAGTCCCTTGAAAAAACTCGCGAGAATGATCTTGAAGGACTTTTATGCGCTATTTCTCATCACTTTTGAGCACCCAGATCGTAGCGGCTTCTTTCTTAAGCTTGTTTGTTTGCCATAATTCCTCGGCAGCTCCCGCTTCGACACCCTCCAGCACACAAAGTTTTTTCGACTTTTCCGCCAATGATATCCGCGGCAAAAAAATCTATTTCTCTCAGTACCGGGGTAAAGTGGTTCTCGTCGTCAACACCGCTTCTGAGTGCGGCTTTACTCCGCAAATGGCTGATCTTGAAGAGTTGCAAAAGAAATATTCAGCCAAAGGATTCACGGTCCTGGCCTTCCCATCCAATGACTTTAAACAGGAAAAAGGCAGTCGCGAAGAGGTTCAGAAATTTGCTCAAGATAAGTATCACATCACCTTCCCGATGTTTGATAAAGGCCCCGTCACCGGCAGTGATCAGCAGGAGGTTTTCAAGTTCATGACTGAGCAAAAACCAGGCATGATCTTTAAAGACGTCCGCTGGAACTTTGAAAAATTCCTGATCAACCGAGAGGGAAAAGTCATCGAAAGATGGAGTTCCATCACCTCTCCCACATCAAAGTCGGTCCTCGAGAAGATTGAAAGGGCACTGGCTGCCCCAATGTGAGACTTTTACTGTCTCATAACAAGACTGAACTTCAGTTTTCCCTGATTTTTCGCGATAATAATCTCAGGGGGATACCGTGAAAATTCTATTTCTTGCGTTGATGATTTGCAGTTCATTGGCGGCTCCTGCTTTTGCTAAAAGTTACCTTGCTGGCAACAGCTCTTCTGATCAAAAACATTACCTCATCGCTCAATCAGATCCTGATGAGGCCTATGACCCCTTTTCTGATTACAGTGAATTCGATGAAGCTTCTGACGAAGAAGCAGATATCAACTTCTTCCGCAACGGCCGCTTCTTCACGGTAGGTCTTGCGGCGGGGATGCGCGGCTTCACCGGTAACTTTGCAAAAACCTATTCCAGTGCGCCTACTTTTGGGCTTTACTTAAGCTATTTCTTTGACTTACGCCTGGCTCTTTCTGTGGGCTTCCTCACCGGTGATAACGCGGCGACCATCGGAACCGCTGCGGGAGATTATACTGGCAATGTTTCGTTTACGACGATTAACTTCGACCTCAAGTATTACTTGAACACTCAAAACGTAACTCGCGGGCTTGCCGATTTAAATCCCTATATTATCGGCGGCTTTGCTCAGTTCTACCGAACCTATACTATTTCTGGCGTTGAGGGTTACAGTCGTGACTCGACGATGGGGATCGAAGTCGGCGCCGGTCTTGAGGTGCCACTCATGCGTAAAAAAGCTTATCTCGGGATCCAGGGCATGTATCACTACGTGAACTTTCCGGATGAGAATTCGAAATTTATCAATGATGGCAATAGCTCAATCCCCCTCACTCATACAGTGTCGGGCGATATCTACGATATCCTCCTGATTTTAGGGATGAATTTCTAGAACTCAAAACAAACTAAGTTGACGTGATTCAGGGCGCATCAACGCCGTCTCCGGAAATGCTTTGATGCCCATTCGATTGAGCTCTCGAACAAGAGCTCCTTTACCTCGGTGCTGCACATACACCTGCTTTGCACCACACTCCTGTACGGTTCTGAGGAGATCATTCCAATCTGCATGATCTGACAGCAAAAAACCTCGGTCATAACCGCGATGATCTGTCGCCATCCATCCTGATGCAAAAGCCGTTTCATA of Bdellovibrionales bacterium contains these proteins:
- a CDS encoding outer membrane beta-barrel protein; protein product: MICSSLAAPAFAKSYLAGNSSSDQKHYLIAQSDPDEAYDPFSDYSEFDEASDEEADINFFRNGRFFTVGLAAGMRGFTGNFAKTYSSAPTFGLYLSYFFDLRLALSVGFLTGDNAATIGTAAGDYTGNVSFTTINFDLKYYLNTQNVTRGLADLNPYIIGGFAQFYRTYTISGVEGYSRDSTMGIEVGAGLEVPLMRKKAYLGIQGMYHYVNFPDENSKFINDGNSSIPLTHTVSGDIYDILLILGMNF
- a CDS encoding adenylosuccinate lyase gives rise to the protein MIERYTRPEMGNIWDLDHRFGKMLEVEIALAQVQAQMGIIPRAAAKAIAEKGRFSVKRISEIEKQTKHDVIAFVSSVAENVGPHGKYIHFGLTSSDVLDTAFSLQVREAGEVLKKSMTALEKALTSIAKKHEDTLCAGRTHGMFAEPTTFGFKMMGFLAEFKRHQERVHRALDQMMICKLSGAVGTYSSMGVDVETKVAKKLHLQPETIATQVIPRDRHAEMIMGLAMMMSGLERLAIELRHLQRSEVSEVTEGFSKGQKGSSAMPHKKNPISAENITGLARLVKGYAFTAMENIPLWHERDISHSSAERVIFPDAFIVTDYAVNRMASLLEGLEVNKKRMLDNIDSSQGQLFSSHVLLALVEKGLSRETAYAHVQRLSHSLEKGEHLRGKILKDPELSKLLKAKELDEIFSGKKHKKTIKAAMAGAKKRGL
- a CDS encoding glutathione peroxidase — encoded protein: MRYFSSLLSTQIVAASFLSLFVCHNSSAAPASTPSSTQSFFDFSANDIRGKKIYFSQYRGKVVLVVNTASECGFTPQMADLEELQKKYSAKGFTVLAFPSNDFKQEKGSREEVQKFAQDKYHITFPMFDKGPVTGSDQQEVFKFMTEQKPGMIFKDVRWNFEKFLINREGKVIERWSSITSPTSKSVLEKIERALAAPM